The Jatrophihabitans sp. genome has a segment encoding these proteins:
- a CDS encoding DEAD/DEAH box helicase codes for MSDTATLSASLAGSPPQFTLHRRAIVAEDWTEIALTVADAESHIDDDVIVLPPEKFFAAVPLLRGLLRQYNIAFRADDAVTALLRRHNDDRRSLNAALRRQGTAPAQVTHQDVRDAGVKRTLRQFQLRDLTRLYGLQHGANFSVPGAGKTTVTYALNTLEKAAGRVNRLLVVAPLSAFGAWEEDAHEVLAVAPTVGRYTDTGPLPEVVLVNYQRLARAMPRLSAWMAANHVHLVVDEAHRAKRGALGEWGRSLLQLAPLAARRDILTGTPAPNHPRDLKAILDILWPGGAATAALPADALRTDPPDSAMSQINHVIAPLYVRTTKHELDLPRVRVIPVPVEMGEMQQHIYDALRSRYSGLFDVDQRDAAMFSMLGEVTMYLLQAASSPKLLTASADPRAYRYPSLTIPQGSSLARVLNEYSDVEVPAKIARAARMIHAHAADERKTLLWSNFPANLLDLEQQLAALRPAVVYGAIPSAEDAEPGVRTREREIERFRHDPTCQVLLANPAALSEGVSLHDACHDAIYLERTFNAGQYLQSLDRIHRLGLEPGVETRIYILTSIGTIDERVGRRLAAKSQRLSRMLDDPALLRMSLPDEDDPGEPLDEALDLEEVLAHLGQEPAFNRALGGIPQRITGPGADGDPGLGSPD; via the coding sequence ATGAGTGATACCGCGACCCTCTCGGCGTCCCTGGCCGGCTCGCCACCGCAGTTCACTCTGCATCGTCGCGCGATTGTGGCGGAGGACTGGACCGAGATCGCCCTGACCGTGGCCGACGCCGAATCCCACATCGACGATGATGTGATCGTGTTGCCTCCAGAGAAGTTTTTCGCCGCAGTCCCGCTGCTGCGCGGACTGCTTCGGCAGTACAACATCGCATTCCGCGCCGACGACGCAGTCACCGCACTCCTGCGCCGGCACAACGACGATCGCCGCTCGTTGAACGCGGCGTTGAGGCGCCAAGGCACCGCGCCAGCGCAAGTCACGCATCAGGACGTGCGAGACGCTGGAGTCAAGCGCACCCTGCGCCAGTTTCAGCTACGCGACCTGACGCGTTTGTACGGGCTACAGCACGGAGCGAACTTCTCCGTACCTGGTGCCGGAAAGACCACAGTCACCTACGCGCTGAACACGCTCGAAAAGGCAGCCGGACGGGTTAATCGGCTGCTCGTGGTCGCGCCGCTGTCCGCGTTCGGGGCATGGGAGGAGGATGCTCACGAGGTACTTGCCGTCGCACCGACCGTCGGCCGATACACCGATACCGGCCCGCTGCCCGAGGTCGTGCTCGTCAATTACCAACGCCTCGCGCGCGCCATGCCCCGACTGTCGGCGTGGATGGCAGCCAATCACGTCCACCTCGTGGTCGATGAAGCGCACCGCGCCAAGCGCGGCGCCCTCGGAGAATGGGGGCGATCCCTGCTGCAACTCGCCCCACTCGCAGCGCGCCGGGACATCCTCACTGGCACCCCCGCACCCAACCATCCCAGAGACCTCAAAGCCATCCTTGACATCCTCTGGCCGGGCGGAGCCGCTACCGCAGCGTTGCCGGCGGACGCCCTGCGGACCGACCCTCCTGACTCCGCGATGTCGCAGATCAATCATGTGATCGCGCCGCTGTATGTACGCACCACGAAGCATGAACTGGATCTGCCCCGCGTCCGGGTTATCCCTGTGCCGGTGGAGATGGGTGAAATGCAGCAGCACATCTATGACGCGCTGCGCAGCCGCTACTCCGGACTGTTCGACGTCGACCAACGCGACGCGGCCATGTTCTCAATGCTTGGTGAAGTCACCATGTACCTGTTGCAGGCCGCATCGAGCCCTAAGCTACTCACCGCCAGCGCCGATCCCCGCGCCTATCGGTATCCGTCGCTGACAATCCCGCAGGGTTCCAGTCTGGCGCGCGTACTCAACGAATATTCCGACGTCGAGGTACCGGCGAAGATCGCCCGCGCCGCGCGCATGATCCACGCCCACGCCGCAGACGAGCGAAAAACCCTCTTGTGGTCGAACTTTCCCGCGAATCTGCTCGACCTCGAGCAGCAGCTGGCAGCCCTGCGCCCAGCCGTCGTCTACGGCGCCATACCCAGCGCCGAAGACGCCGAACCGGGTGTGCGCACCCGGGAGCGAGAAATTGAGCGGTTCCGCCACGACCCGACATGTCAGGTTTTGTTAGCTAACCCGGCCGCACTGTCGGAAGGCGTCAGCCTGCACGACGCCTGCCATGACGCGATCTACCTCGAACGGACGTTCAACGCGGGGCAGTATCTTCAGTCACTGGATAGGATCCATCGGCTCGGCCTGGAGCCGGGCGTTGAAACCCGCATCTACATTTTGACAAGCATCGGGACGATCGATGAGCGGGTCGGGCGCCGGCTGGCGGCGAAGTCGCAGCGTCTGTCCCGCATGCTCGACGACCCAGCTCTGCTGCGCATGTCGCTGCCCGACGAGGACGATCCCGGCGAGCCCCTCGATGAAGCGCTCGATTTGGAAGAAGTGCTTGCCCACCTCGGTCAGGAACCTGCATTCAACAGGGCCCTGGGCGGGATACCACAGCGGATCACCGGCCCGGGCGCCGACGGCGACCCAGGGCTAGGGTCACCTGATTAA
- a CDS encoding Eco57I restriction-modification methylase domain-containing protein, with protein sequence MLEQVCALAATTSDVLAMAYSQIVRGVNRRVLGTFFTPSPVVSHMLRLCQDLQPQTVIDPGAGVGAFSLAATTTWAPVDVLAVDVNVVTLGLLAAHEERLKSTGIQARLHLVHQDFLTWSSAIPTLPGPRLILGNPPYTRHQHMTAQDKQVAQQAAGPLVDSGLAGLSTYFLAACIRALSPEDSLCLLLPGNWCQARYGREARKWLWTARDREVRLQFFPSTAEVFPGTQVTAMILYVGPQSDSSTRPFAVQNAEIIDGKVALTNYKRVVRTGPTPPRFTRLHRMPTDDSSTLLLSDIIGVRRGVATGANQFFFMTDEVKETLPADVVVPALLRASHVEGDVLDAATFALNGERGLQRWLLQIPAERPITEPPLRNLLELGEHNGYHLRHLTSRRPSWYSVERVDAPDMFFSPFAHRSHRVISNETGAVASNNLYGIYVNADSAWNSSQLAEWLRSAPGQAALADRARDYQGHSHKLEPSDLLRTRIPAAPP encoded by the coding sequence TTGCTCGAGCAGGTGTGTGCGCTCGCGGCAACGACGAGCGATGTGCTTGCCATGGCCTACTCCCAGATCGTGCGCGGTGTCAACCGACGCGTCCTAGGGACGTTTTTCACCCCCAGCCCTGTCGTCAGCCACATGCTTCGCCTCTGTCAGGATCTACAGCCTCAGACCGTCATCGATCCTGGCGCCGGCGTCGGCGCATTTTCACTGGCGGCCACCACAACGTGGGCGCCAGTGGACGTGCTCGCTGTGGACGTCAACGTGGTCACGCTCGGGCTGCTGGCCGCACACGAGGAACGCCTGAAATCCACCGGGATCCAAGCGAGATTGCATCTAGTCCACCAGGACTTCCTCACTTGGTCCTCCGCCATTCCAACCCTGCCGGGCCCTCGCCTGATATTGGGCAACCCGCCTTACACCCGGCACCAGCACATGACGGCACAGGACAAACAGGTCGCTCAACAAGCTGCCGGACCCTTGGTGGACAGCGGCCTGGCGGGGCTGTCGACTTACTTCCTCGCGGCGTGTATTCGAGCTCTATCGCCTGAGGACAGCCTGTGTCTGCTCCTGCCGGGAAACTGGTGTCAGGCGCGGTATGGACGCGAGGCACGCAAGTGGCTATGGACCGCCCGTGACAGAGAGGTGCGCCTGCAGTTCTTCCCCTCGACCGCTGAGGTGTTCCCGGGCACCCAGGTGACAGCGATGATTCTCTACGTCGGGCCACAGTCTGACAGCAGCACGCGCCCGTTCGCTGTTCAGAACGCAGAGATCATCGACGGAAAGGTCGCGCTGACCAACTACAAAAGGGTGGTGCGAACTGGCCCCACGCCGCCTAGGTTCACGCGACTCCACCGCATGCCGACCGATGACAGCAGCACCCTTCTGCTGAGCGATATCATCGGCGTCCGGCGCGGTGTGGCCACCGGCGCCAACCAGTTCTTCTTCATGACCGATGAGGTGAAGGAGACGTTGCCCGCTGATGTGGTCGTGCCCGCGCTACTGAGGGCTAGCCATGTCGAAGGCGATGTATTGGACGCGGCAACGTTCGCACTCAACGGTGAGCGCGGCCTACAACGGTGGTTGCTTCAAATTCCTGCTGAGCGCCCAATCACCGAGCCACCCCTTCGAAACCTGCTCGAACTTGGTGAACATAACGGGTACCACTTGCGGCACCTAACCAGCCGACGCCCGTCGTGGTATTCGGTCGAGCGGGTCGATGCGCCGGACATGTTCTTCAGCCCGTTCGCACACCGCAGCCACCGGGTCATCAGCAACGAGACAGGCGCGGTCGCATCAAACAACCTCTACGGAATCTATGTCAACGCGGACAGCGCGTGGAACAGCTCCCAGTTGGCTGAGTGGCTCCGCAGCGCCCCCGGTCAGGCCGCACTGGCTGACCGCGCCCGTGACTATCAAGGGCACTCGCATAAGCTTGAGCCCTCCGACCTACTTCGTACCCGGATTCCGGCGGCACCGCCTTAG
- a CDS encoding HNH endonuclease signature motif containing protein — protein MTSKNNCAKKDARTRQKATGERYTASRRKTRAISRRFIDDHCASCLQRLPDGEPKLYCSELCSQTADTVRYWRATLRDGRYQADSTVREAIDLRVAHLLAGGYHRQARALTSELREFVFARDEGKCVACGKPGEEIDHIDGDSNDLANLQLLCKDCHHAKTDQQMVLASPDKQRWARELYATRVAPAEPSLLADDEVRWRQEWAGLKKARWQRLLEKMEEAGLDLADFKGASRAEMVEALNDELADADEGAYPEEHGDYYDRVEDDYDGGYGPGSYFAHAMAKDD, from the coding sequence ATGACCAGCAAGAACAACTGCGCCAAGAAGGACGCCCGTACCCGGCAGAAGGCCACCGGCGAGCGGTATACAGCCTCGCGCCGCAAGACCCGTGCGATCAGCCGACGATTCATCGACGACCACTGCGCGAGCTGCCTCCAGCGACTGCCCGACGGCGAGCCGAAGCTGTACTGCTCCGAGTTGTGCAGTCAGACAGCCGACACCGTGCGGTACTGGCGGGCGACCCTTCGCGACGGCCGGTACCAGGCGGACTCGACGGTGCGCGAGGCGATCGACCTGCGGGTCGCGCACCTGCTGGCCGGTGGCTACCACCGGCAGGCCCGGGCGCTGACTTCGGAGCTGCGCGAGTTTGTATTCGCCCGCGACGAAGGCAAGTGCGTTGCGTGCGGCAAGCCGGGCGAGGAGATCGATCACATCGACGGCGACTCCAACGACCTGGCCAACCTTCAACTGCTGTGCAAGGACTGCCATCACGCCAAGACTGACCAGCAGATGGTCCTGGCCTCGCCGGACAAGCAGCGGTGGGCGCGTGAGCTGTATGCGACCCGGGTGGCGCCGGCTGAGCCGAGCTTGCTCGCCGACGACGAGGTCCGTTGGCGGCAGGAGTGGGCCGGTCTCAAGAAGGCCCGTTGGCAGCGATTGCTGGAGAAGATGGAGGAGGCCGGGCTGGACCTAGCCGACTTCAAGGGCGCGAGCAGGGCCGAGATGGTTGAGGCGCTGAATGACGAGCTGGCCGATGCCGATGAGGGCGCCTACCCCGAGGAGCACGGCGACTACTACGACCGGGTTGAGGATGACTACGACGGCGGCTACGGCCCCGGCAGCTACTTCGCCCACGCCATGGCGAAGGACGACTAG